The following proteins are co-located in the Bubalus bubalis isolate 160015118507 breed Murrah chromosome 21, NDDB_SH_1, whole genome shotgun sequence genome:
- the KLHL40 gene encoding kelch-like protein 40, protein MALGLEQAEEQRLYQQTLLQDGLKDMLDHGKFLDCVVRVGEREFPCHRLVLAACSPYFRARFLAEPESAGELRLEEVSPDVVAQVLHYLYTSEIALDEASVQDLFAAAHRFQIPSIFTICVSFLQKRLCLANCLAVFRLGLLLDCARLAVSARDFICARFSLVARDADFLGLSADELIAIISSDGLNVEKEEAVFEAVMRWASSGDAEAQAERQRALPTVFESVRFRLLPRAFLESRVERHPLVRAQPELLRKVQMVKDAHEGRITVLRKKKKEKGKESAGAKATDKGTTEAKAEEEEEEAERVLPGILNDTLRFGMFLQDLIFMISEEGAVAYDPAANECYCASLSTQIPKNHVSLVTKENQIFVAGGLFYNEDNKEDPMSAYFLQFDHLDSEWLGMPPLPSPRCLFGLGEALNSIYVVGGRELKDDEQSLDSVMCYDRLSFKWGESDPLPYAVYGHSVLSHMDLVYVIGGKGSNRKCLNKMSVYDPKKFEWRELAPMKTPRSLFGATIHDGRIFVAAGVTDTGLTSSAEVYSIADNKWAPFEAFPQERSSLSLVSLAGTLYAIGGFATLETESGELVPTELNDIWRYNEDEKKWEGVLREIAYAAGATFLPVRLNVLRLTKL, encoded by the exons ATGGCGCTGGGCTTGGAGCAAGCGGAGGAGCAGCGGCTGTACCAGCAGACGCTCCTGCAGGACGGGCTCAAGGACATGCTGGACCACGGCAAGTTCCTCGACTGTGTGGTGCGGGTGGGCGAGCGCGAGTTCCCGTGCCACCGCCTGGTACTGGCCGCCTGCAGCCCCTACTTCCGGGCGCGCTTCCTGGCCGAGCCTGAGAGCGCAGGCGAGCTGCGCCTGGAGGAGGTGTCCCCTGACGTGGTGGCCCAGGTGCTCCACTATCTGTACACGTCAGAGATTGCGCTGGACGAGGCGAGCGTGCAGGACCTGTTCGCCGCGGCGCACCGCTTCCAGATCCCTTCCATCTTCACCATCTGCGTGTCCTTCTTGCAGAAGCGCCTGTGCCTGGCCAACTGCCTGGCGGTCTTCCGCCTTGGCCTCCTGCTCGACTGCGCGCGCCTTGCGGTGTCCGCCCGCGACTTCATCTGCGCGCGCTTCTCGCTGGTGGCCCGCGACGCCGACTTCCTGGGGCTCTCGGCCGATGAGCTCATTGCCATCATCTCCAGCGACGGCCTCAACGTGGAGAAGGAGGAAGCCGTGTTCGAAGCGGTGATGCGATGGGCAAGCAGCGGTGACGCCGAGGCGCAAGCCGAGCGCCAGCGCGCACTGCCCACGGTCTTCGAGAGCGTGCGCTTCCGCTTGCTGCCACGCGCCTTCCTAGAGAGCCGCGTGGAGCGCCACCCTCTCGTGCGTGCCCAGCCGGAGCTGTTGCGCAAGGTGCAGATGGTGAAAGATGCCCACGAGGGCCGCATCACTGTGCTGCgcaagaagaagaaggagaaggggaaggagtcGGCTGGGGCCAAGGCCACTGACAAGGGCACAACCGAAGCCAaggcggaggaggaggaagaggaggcagagcGCGTCCTACCCGGGATCCTCAATGACACCCTGCGCTTTGGCATGTTCCTGCAGGACCTCATCTTCATGATCAGTGAGGAGGGCGCCGTGGCCTATGACCCGGCAGCCAACGAGTGCTACTGTGCCTCCCTCTCGACCCAGATCCCCAAGAACCATGTCAGCCTAGTGACCAAAGAGAACCAGATCTTCGTGGCTGGAGGCCTATTCTACAATGAGGACAACAAAGAGGACCCCATGAGCGCTTACTTCTTGCAG TTTGACCACCTGGACTCAGAGTGGCTGGGGATGCCGCCACTGCCCTCGCCGCGCTGCCTCTTCGGCTTGGGAGAGGCTCTTAACTCCATCTACGTGGTCGGCGGCAGAGAGCTCAAGGACGACGAGCAAAGCCTGGACTCGGTCATGTGCTACGACAGACT GTCGTTCAAATGGGGCGAATCGGACCCGCTGCCCTATGCCGTGTACGGACACTCGGTGCTCTCCCATATGGACCTGGTCTACGTCATTGGCGGGAAGGGCAGCAACAG GAAGTGCCTGAACAAGATGTCGGTCTACGACCCTAAGAAGTTCGAGTGGAGGGAGCTGGCGCCCATGAAGACTCCCCGCTCACTCTTCGGGGCCACCATCCATGACGGCCGCATTTTTGTAGCTGCTGGGGTCACAGACACAGGGCTGACCAGCTCAGCCGAGGTGTACAGCATTGCAGACAACAA gtgggcaCCCTTTGAGGCCTTCCCACAGGAGCGCAGCTCACTCAGCCTGGTCAGCCTGGCGGGCACCCTCTATGCCATCGGTGGCTTTGCCACTCTGGAGACTGAGTCCGGGGAGCTGGTTCCCACAGAGCTCAACGACATCTGGAG ATACAATGAGGACGAGAAGAAGTGGGAGGGGGTCCTCCGGGAGATCGCCTACGCCGCTGGCGCCACCTTCCTACCTGTGCGGCTCAACGTGTTGCGCCTGACCAAGCTGTGA
- the HHATL gene encoding protein-cysteine N-palmitoyltransferase HHAT-like protein, with translation MGIKTALPAAELGLYSLVLSGALAYAGRGLLEASQDGAHRKAFRESVRPGWEYIGRKMDVADFEWVMWFTSFRNVIIFALSGHVLFAKLCTMVAPQLRSWMYAVYGALAVVGTMGPWYLLLLLGHCVGLYVVSLFGQPWLCLGVGLASLASFKVDPLISWQSGFVTATFDLQEVLFHGGCGFTVLRCTSFALESCAHPDRRYSLADLLKYNFYLPFFFFGPIMTFDRFHAQVSQVEPVRPEGELWRIRAQAGLSVVAILAVDVFFHFFYILTIPSDLKFVNRLPDSALAGLAYSNLVYDWVKAAVLFGVVNTVARLDHLDPPQPPKCITTLYVFAETHFDRGINDWLCKYVYNYIGGEHSAVIPELGATIATFAITTLWLGPCDVVYLWSCLNCFGLNFELWVQKLAELEPLAQIETSLSEQMSRRVRAVFGAMNFWAIIMYNLVSLNSPEFTDLVAQRLLLSGFPQTTLAILFVTYCGVQLVKERERTLALEEEQKQDKEKLE, from the exons ATGGGCATCAAGACAGCGTTGCCCGCGGCAGAGCTGGGCCTGTACTCCCTGGTGCTGAGTGGGGCCCTAGCGTATGCTGGCCGGGGGCTCCTTGAGGCTTCACAAG ATGGGGCCCACAGGAAGGCCTTCCGGGAGTCTGTGCGACCCGGCTGGGAGTACATTGGTCGGAAGATG GATGTGGCTGACTTCGAATGGGTTATGTGGTTCACCTCCTTCCGCAATGTCATCATCTTCGCCCTCTCCGGACACGTGCTATTTGCTAAACTCTGCACAATGGTTGCCCCCCAG CTCCGCTCCTGGATGTACGCTGTGTATGGGGCCCTGGCCGTGGTGGGCACCATGGGCCCTTggtacctgctgctgctccttGGCCACTGCGTGGGCCTCTATGTTGTCTCACTCTTTGGCCAGCCCTGGCTCTGTCTTGGCGTCGGTCTGGCCAGCCTTGCCTCTTTCAAGGTGGACCCCCTCATTTCCTGGCAG AGCGGGTTTGTAACAGCGACTTTTGATCTTCAAGAGGTGCTGTTTCACGGGGGCTGCGGTTTCACGGTGCTGCGTTGCACCAGTTTTGCGCTGGAGAGCTGCGCCCACCCTGACCGCCGCTACTCCCTAGCCGACCTGCTCAAGTACAATTTCTACCTGCCCTTCTTCTTCTTCGGACCCATCATGACCTTTGATCGCTTCCATGCTCAG GTGAGCCAGGTGGAGCCGGTGCGGCCAGAGGGCGAGCTGTGGCGCATCCGGGCCCAAGCAGGACTCAGCGTGGTAGCCATCTTGGCCGTGGACGTCTTCTTCCACTTCTTCTACATCCTCACCATCCCCAGTGACCTCAAGTTCGTCAACCGTCTCCCGGACAGCGCCCTCG CTGGCCTAGCCTACTCAAACCTGGTGTACGACTGGGTGAAGGCAGCTGTCCTCTTCGGAGTCGTCAACACCGTTGCGCGCCTCGACCATCTGGACCCGCCCCAGCCTCCCAAGTGCATCACAACGCTCTATGTCTTCGCAGAGAC aCACTTTGACCGTGGCATCAATGACTGGCTTTGCAA GTACGTGTATAACTACATTGGTGGGGAGCACTCTGCGGTGATCCCAGAGCTGGGGGCCACCATAGCCACATTTGCCATCACCACTCTGTGGCTTGGGCCTTGTGATGTTGTCTACCTGTGGTCATGCCTTAACTGCTTTGGCCTCAATTTTGAGCTCTGGGTACAGAAGCTGGCAGAGTTGGAGCCCCTAGCTCAAATTGAG ACCTCTCTGTCAGAGCAGATGTCCCGCAGGGTCCGAGCCGTCTTTGGGGCCATGAACTTCTGGGCCATCATCATGTACAACCTTGTAAGCCTGAACAGCCCTGAGTTCACAGATCTGGTTGCCCAGCGCCTGCTGCTCTCAG ggttcccCCAGACCACGCTGGCCATCCTGTTTGTCACCTACTGTGGTGTCCAACTGGTGAAGGAGCGAGAGCGAACCCTGGCTCTGGAGGAGGAACAGAAGCAGGACAAAGAGAAGCTGGAGTAG